GTCTTCGCCCACGGACCAGCCTCTTCCAGAGAGGTTTTGTAGATGTCTCCAACTTCGCAGCCTCGGAGACTGGGACTTTTCCGTCTAGATGCTTCTATGTGGCACCCAGCGGACTTCCTCACCTCACCCGGGGCCACCCGATGGCCCGGCTCAAATGATCAGAGAGAGGACCGGAGCATGATTAGGCACAGCCCATCTGATCCAACATTTTCCAGAGTTGTCCTAGCCGGATCGTCCGAGCGCCCGATCTGTTAGCCCCGTAAGGACAAAGAGCTGTTAGAAGGAAAATAGTAACACCCTTCTGTTCGGGGGTCCCTTTTATAAAGAACCTGGTGGGTTTTACACAAATGCAGTATTGTTCGTATGTTTTGGTGATTTGAGTCAACCTTTCCAGGGAACATGGATGCATTTAAGGTATAAATGGCCTTTGGGGCgcccccggtggctcagtcggttaagcatccgacttcggctcacgtcacccatctcgcggttcatgggttccagccccacgtcgggctctgtgctgacagctcggagcctggagcccgtttcggattctgcgtctccccctctctctgcacctcccctgctcacgctctgtctctccttcaaaaataaacattttttttttaagttaaaaaaaaaaaaaaaaaacctgtcctCACCTTGACCTCGGACTCCCCGGTTTCTGTTGTTGGAACCGGTCTGGTCTTTTGTGATGGCCACCCTAGCGGACTCGTACAAGCCTCTACGAATCTGGGGCCACGGCAGGATGTACTGGGACCAATCTGGGAGCCCGGGTCTCATTTAAATGAACATCACTGCTGCATGCTGCCTGATCCCTCATCGGCACGACCTCGGAGCCGCTATGAAGGGCTTCGTAATCAGCAAGGCCCATTTCCTGGGCCAGAGATGGGGTGGCGGGGAGGTGGCACAAGGCTGGGGAGGAGGTTCCAGGGGTAAAATGGACACACGCAAGACACGTTTTGTTAAACTCATCCAATGTTTACTGAACGGTAAACCCTTACCCACACTGCTGAAATCTACAACTCACTCATCCAGATCCTTTCTCCGCCACCCCAAGAAGGAAGCCAGGAGCAGGAGTAACCAGGGGGGGTGCTGGGGGATTCGGGggcaagtggggagaggagggaacaaGGCAGGCAGGGAGCAGAGCTACAtgcctggacacacacacacacacagaggcaaggACCAGAGGCGTCAGTCTCTGCCCCCACGCAGCGGCCGCAGGGACATCAGGGAAAGACCAGGCGTCCACCAGACATTTCAGTCCTTCCCGTCATGAAGCGTCGGCCACGAGGGGCTGGGCCAAGGTCACTGGACTGTGCAGagaagagaggggggaggggtcagATTGCAGGGAACAAGGCCAGGTTGGGGGAGTGAGGGCCCACGAttaaggggaaagagagaagcgATGGGGAAAGGGggcacccgggggggggggggctcggtcggttgaacatcctacttgatttcagctcaggccatgctctcacggttcttgggttcgagtcccacactgggctctgcggtggccatcacagagcctgcctgggactctccctcgccctctctcgctccgcccctcccctgctcgtgtgctctcggagaaactgaggcacaaggaccAGGGGATGCCCGTGATGGAAAAATTGTAACCCTACGGGCAAGGTGGGCCAAGACTTAGTTCTCAGTCGAGTCTCTCGTGAGAGAAatgaggctgggggcagggggggggggagggagtgctAGAGGCGGCCACTAGGAGATGTGACTGAACACCTATCATGTGCACCCCACGGGGAAACTCGGTTTCCAGAGAAGCCACCGACAGAAACGGGCTTCTGGGACACCCGCGCCCGCCCACTCCAGCTGCGAGCCCCAGAAAAGACCTCTTCACGGTCACCAACCGGCTGTGCCAGGCCTCAGGCGGGGCCCCAGCTCCTGAGGGTGACCTCTCAGCActgggaatgaatgaatgtcccGCCTGGGGCCTTGGGCCACAGGGACTGGTCTATGCTAACAGTGTGATTCACGGTGGGGCCTTGGGCCAGGCGGTGGCAGCTCCTGACTTCTGGAGGGGCCGGGGGCCAAGGTCGGCCACGGCTTCCCTGTCGCAATACTCCTCCGTGACGCGGGACCGCCAGGACCCGGCCCTGCTTCTCCCTTCGCTGCCTTTCGCTATAATGAACCGTAACCGCAGGCGTGACCTTGCTGAGTTCTGCGGGTCCTTCTAGCGACTCACACATCCCGAGGGTGGTCTTGGGAGACCCTGGAAGCCGCACCCGCAAGATGTGCAAACGAGAACCACGGCGCCCTCCTTTCTCTCGCGTAAACCCCACTTTCGCTCGCGTCGGACGAAACCACCCGTTGGTGGACGGCCTCTCTGGGACCCAAGGAAACCTCGTGCTGATTTAAGTAACCGCCTGAGCTGCCGACAGTTCGGGAGCAGCAAATGGTTACGTTTGTGCAGGAGAGGTGCTCTGTGTCGGCCTTTTCAGAATTTGAATCCCCAGCCCCACTGCACGAAAGTGTTCAGCTCGTGCAGCTTTAGAATTCCACAGttcttgattttctctttttttccctggcGGCAGGGGGATGGAGGGGGACACACTGCTCGCTTCAGACCCCTGCACGTCAGGCAGGAGGCTAGTACGTTTATACCACACCCGTTCAATCTGCTCTGCCATGTTCAAGTTCACACTGTAATGtgacctcactctgctccagtAAAGGACGTTAAAGAAACGGAACTTGCAGggctcagtgaagcgtccgactctgggtttcagctcagctcatgatctcacggtttgtgagttcgagccccgcgttgggcttgcctggagcctgttttggattctgtctccctctctctctctgcccctcccctgctcacgctctgtctctctcaaaaataaataaacgttaaaaaaaattttttttaatacataaataaatttcaaaaaaaaaaggaaaagaaacagaacttgagTTTAAAGCACCCGAGAACCAGTTTTCTGGAGCAAAGCACCCTGGGGACAGGAAGTTGGGTTCACAGGACACTGGGATGGAAGTTAGTTCCAGAACACCGGAGGAAAGACTGACTCTTGAGATTAGGGAACGGTACCAAGTCCTTCCAGACTGTCAAGCGTCAGGAGCTAGACCTTGGTTCTGGTCTGCCCAGTTCTAGAACAGGCCGGATTTGGGGCTCTTCTGGAACATGTTGGCCGGGAAATGGGAAACCAGGCTCGGAAGGTGCTGAAAAGCAGCTCCGTGATCCAGAGCACAAGATAGAAACCGCTACTCGGTCTGGAATACATTGGGTTGGAAACTTGGCCTTGGGTTCCAAACTAGCTGTCAATTCCAGGAACGGGGAGTCAATCACAGTGTCCAGTGGCTGGGCCCCCCTCACCTCTGCCTTTGGGGCCCATTAGCCCTGAGCCAAGGCGGCTTTGATGGCGGCCACCAGCTTCAGAAACTTGCTCTCTGTGTCCACGTAACCATCGCCTCTCTGGGGGtgtgaagaagagggaaggagtaAGCGAGGACCGGGATCCCAACTCTCAGCCAGGCTGAACACAAGGTAGGACGGACGGACATACCTTCTTGGAGTGAACCAACTTCCCCCCTACCATCACTTCAAAGAAGCCGGTGGCCTGGGGAGTCCCCTCGCCGCACTGGGAAGAGAGAGACGTTGGGGGGGCTGAGATGCCCTCTTGGGGTCACCTGCACCCCCAGGAAATGGGAGAATATGGGTGAAGAGTAGGGCCGACCCGAACCACCCGGCGGCCACTCAGGGCTGAGGGGACACACAAGGAGACCGTTTTTgattctctcccccatcccccagacTCACGATGTCCAGGCATCCGGGGAACTCATCTTCTAACTTCTTCTTGAGCTGAAGATACTGAAAAGGGCGTGGGAGGTCACATCGGGGGGTCAACGGGGGCCGAGCCGCTTGCCGTCCTCCCTCATCTCCCAGGGACACGTCTGGGGGCTGGCCACTCTGCTTACCTTGGACTTGTAGCCTCAAGCACCACTGGTGGGAGGTCCGAGAGAGTGGGtcccaggggagagggggaaacgGTGGGGAtccgggggggggagggggtgcggaggagggaagaggcaggcagCGGGGAGGCAAGAGGGGAACCGGGAAGGGGGCCCAGGAAGACATCAAGAGGGACAAACGACAAAaccaaagaggagacagagagaggagagaaaagacacacagaatGTTGAAAGCCGCACAGGCACAGGGGACGGGGGACACCCACACACAAGGAAAACcgacagaggaggagagacaaaAGACACGGGGTGCAGAAAAGCGGGGTGACAAAGAGAGACCACAAGTACGAGAcacaggcaggagggagggaaacagagaaccGCGTTAGGGTAAGAACCGCGGAatcaccgcccccacccccacccagtggGAAGGTCTAGGGGATGAACCCTTACTCCTGGATCCCCAAGGTCCTACCAGTCCTGAGGACGGGTTCCAAACGCTTGCCCAACCCCCACGACATGCTATTTCTGGACTGGAGTCTGCAACACGCGCCTCCCGGGGGCCTCAAAATGTCACCCCACCCTCTGCTTTGCTGAGGCTGCAGGAACATTTCCACCGCTGAGACCGATCTGAGTCTTTCAAAATCAGCGACTGCCCCCTGGCCATTTCAGACTCGGGCTTCTGACCTgacccccaccctctcccacaACCTATAACCAAAACGGAGCTAAAATTCTCCTCCTTTCTGGGAGGAGAAACGCACTGAACAGGCATTTATTAAGCGCCTACGTGCAGGCGTGTCTATGCAAGCCCGCACAGCACTAGATGCCAGCCctggttgggggggaggggggggtgcgggggggggtgTATAACGCAGTCAACAAGACAGAAAATCCCCGGTCCACTCGGGACTTTTTCCCTGCAGGGGGGAAGCTGGACCCAACATGTTTAGCACCCGATACCGGCACTCCATCCGCGGCTAACTACTGAGATCACTCTCTCCCCTCTGCAGGTGGAGAAACCGAAAAGATGGAGGGTTCCTAACGACGGGCATCCACAGTATTCGTGCCTTTCAAACCCACGCTGGAACATTCTCGAACCTTCCGGACTCTCGCGGTCCCCACCCCAGGGAGGTTGACGGCGTTGGGGGAGGGCCAACCTTAGCGATGACGGAGGCCCCTCTCCCATTACAaagctgacccccccccccgcccccccccccggggtcccCGGATGTCTAAAATGACCACCCGCGTGTCCCAGTTCCACCTTGGAGAGAACCTGAGCTGTCCTGAATGCCACGCCCTGGGGAG
The Panthera uncia isolate 11264 chromosome E2 unlocalized genomic scaffold, Puncia_PCG_1.0 HiC_scaffold_19, whole genome shotgun sequence genome window above contains:
- the SELENOW gene encoding selenoprotein W isoform X2, with translation MECRGAUGYKSKYLQLKKKLEDEFPGCLDICGEGTPQATGFFEVMVGGKLVHSKKRGDGYVDTESKFLKLVAAIKAALAQG
- the SELENOW gene encoding selenoprotein W isoform X1; translation: MLRSPAMALAIRVVYCGAUGYKSKYLQLKKKLEDEFPGCLDICGEGTPQATGFFEVMVGGKLVHSKKRGDGYVDTESKFLKLVAAIKAALAQG